One Prinia subflava isolate CZ2003 ecotype Zambia chromosome 8, Cam_Psub_1.2, whole genome shotgun sequence DNA window includes the following coding sequences:
- the UBTF gene encoding nucleolar transcription factor 1 isoform X1 — protein sequence MNGEAECPADLEMTAPKNQDRWSQEDMLTLLECMKNNLPSNDGSKFKTTESHLDWEKVAFKDFSGEMCKMKWMEISNEVRKFRTLTELIMDAEEHVKNPYKGKKLKKHPDFPKKPLTPYFRFFMEKRAKYAKLHPEMSNLDLTKILSKKYKELPEKKKMKYIQDFQREKQEFERNLARFREDHPDLIQNAKKSDVPEKPKTPQQLWYNHEKKIYLKVRPDVSTATTKEVKESLGKQWSQLSDKKRLKWIHKALEQRKEYEEIMRDYIQKHPELNISEEGITRSTLTKAERQLKDKFDGRPTKPPPNSYSLYCAELMANMKDVPSTERMVLCSQQWKLLSQKEKDAYHKKCDQKKKDYEIELLRFLESLPEEEQQRVLGEEKMLGSNRKGATSPASKKSSPETGKASSEKPKRPISAMFIFSEEKRKQLQEERPELSESELTRLLARMWNDLSEKKKAKYKAREAAMKAQSEKKHGSDKEERGKLPESPKTAEEIWQQSVIGDYLARFKNDRGKALKAMEATWNNMEKKEKLMWIKKAAEDQKRYERELSEMRAPPCSTNSTKKMKFQGEPKKPPMNGYQKFSQELLSNGELNHLPLKERMVEIGSRWQRISQGQKDHYKKLAEEQQKQYKVHLDIWLKSLSPQERAAYKEHISNKRKSIGKIRGPNPKMKPTMQSKSESEDDDEEEEEEEDDDEDEDDDDDNGDSSEEGGDSSESSSEEESEDGDECECRVSHQSQSFTPVQLKSEYAGWRWGQKPCPCLVLATGQNDEDDEDEDDEDEDDNDSEGSSSSSSSSGDSSDSDSN from the exons ATGAACGGCGAAGCTGAGTGCCCTGCAGACCTGGAAATGACAGCTCCCAAAAACCAAG ACCGCTGGTCACAGGAGGACATGCTGACCCTCCTGGAGTGCATGAAGAATAACCTGCCCTCCAACGACGGGAGCAAGTTCAAAACCACCGAGTCCCACCTGGACTGGGAAAAAGTGGCTTTCAAGGACTTCTCAGGGGAGATGTGCAAGATGAAGTGGATGGAGATCTCTAATGAG GTGAGGAAATTCCGGACCCTCACAGAGCTCATTATGGACGCTGAGGAGCACGTGAAGAACCCTTACAAAGGCAAAAAGCTCAAG AAACACCCCGACTTCCCCAAGAAGCCCCTGACTCCCTATTTCCGCTTCTTCATGGAGAAGCGAGCCAAATACGCCAAGCTGCACCCCGAAATGAGCAACCTGGATCTCACCAAGATCCTGTCCAAGAAATACAAGGAGCTTCCCGAGAAGAAAAAG ATGAAATACATCCAGGACTTCCAGCGAGAGAAGCAGGAGTTTGAGAGGAACCTGGCGAGGTTCAG GGAAGACCACCCGGATCTCATCCAGAACGCCAAGAAATCCGACGTCCCCGAGAAGCCCAAGACCCCCCAGCAGCTGTGGTACAACCACGAGAAGAAAATCTACTTGAAAGTGCGTCCAGATGTGAGTACG GCCACCACGAAGGAGGTGAAAGAGTCGCTGGGCAAGCAGTGGTCTCAACTCTCGGATAAAAAGAGGCTGAAATGGATTCATAAGGCCCTGGAACAGCGGAAGGAGTACGAG GAGATCATGCGGGATTACATCCAGAAGCACCCGGAGCTGAACATCAGCGAGGAGGGGATCACCCGCTCCACGCTCACCAAGGCCGAGCGGCAGCTCAAGGACAAGTTCGACGGACGACCCACCAAGCCACCCCC GAACAGCTACTCCCTGTACTGTGCAGAGCTGATGGCCAACATGAAAGACGTGCCCAGCACGGAGcggatggtgctgtgcagccaGCAGTGGAAGCTGCTGTCCCAGAAGGAAAAGGACGCCTACCACAAAAAGTGTGACCAG aaaaagaaagattatgAGATCGAGCTGCTCCGCTTCCTGGAG AGCCTGCccgaggaggagcagcagcggGTGCTGGGCGAGGAGAAGATGCTGGGCAGCAACCGGAAAGGGGCGACGAGTCCTGCATCCAAAAAATCCTCACCAGAGACCGGCAAG GCCAGCTCGGAGAAGCCCAAGAGGCCCATCTCAGCCATGTTCATCTTCTCGGAGGAGAAGcggaagcagctgcaggaggagcgGCCGGAGCTGTCGGAGAGCGAGCTGACCCGGCTCCTGGCCCGCATGTGGAACGACCTCTCCGAGAAGAAGAAG GCCAAGTACAAGGCGCGGGAGGCGGCGATGAAGGCGCAGTCGGAGAAGAAGCACGGCTCAGATAAAGAGGAGCGTGGGAAGCTGCCCGAGTCTCCCAAAACTGCTGAGGAGATCTGGCAGCAGAGCGTCATTGGGGACTACCTGGCCCGTTTCAAG AACGACCGGGGCAAAGCACTGAAGGCCATGGAGGCCACTTGGAACAACatggagaagaaagagaagctgATGTGGATCAAGAAGGCGGCGGAGGATCAGAAGCGATACGAG AGGGAGCTGAGCGAGATGCGGGCCCCTCCGTGCTCCACCAACTCCaccaagaaaatgaaattccagGGAGAGCCGAAGAAACCCCCCAT GAACGGTTACCAGAAGTTCTCCCAGGAGCTCCTGTCCAACGGGGAGCTGAACCACCTCCCGCTGAAGGAGCGCATGGTGGAGATCGGCAGCCGCTGGCAGCGCATCTCCCAGGGCCAGAAGGACCACTACAAAAAactggcagaggagcagcagaagcagtACAAGGTGCACCTCGACATCTGGCTCAAG agccTCTCGCCCCAGGAGCGGGCAGCCTACAAGGAACACATTTCCAAC AAACGCAAGAGCATAGGGAAGATCCGGGGCCCCAACCCCAAGATGAAGCCGACGATGCAGTCCAAGTCG GAGTCAGAGGACGATGacgaggaggaagaggaggaggaagatgacgATGAAGATGAGGATGACGATGATGACAACGGGGACTCGTCAGAGGAAGGCGGTGACTCCTCGGAGTCCAGCAGCGAGGAGGAGAGCGAGGACGGGGACGAG TGTGAATGCCGAGTAAGTCACCAGAGTCAAAGCTTTACACCGGTGCAACTGAAATCTGAGTATGCTGGATGGCGCTGGGGCCAGAAACCGTGTCCGTGCCTTGTGCTCGCCACCGGACAG AACGACGAGGATGAcgaggatgaggatgatgaggacGAGGATGACAACGACTccgagggcagcagcagctcctcctcctcctcggggGACTCCTCCGACTCCGACTCCAACTGA
- the UBTF gene encoding nucleolar transcription factor 1 isoform X3 codes for MNGEAECPADLEMTAPKNQDRWSQEDMLTLLECMKNNLPSNDGSKFKTTESHLDWEKVAFKDFSGEMCKMKWMEISNEVRKFRTLTELIMDAEEHVKNPYKGKKLKKHPDFPKKPLTPYFRFFMEKRAKYAKLHPEMSNLDLTKILSKKYKELPEKKKMKYIQDFQREKQEFERNLARFREDHPDLIQNAKKSDVPEKPKTPQQLWYNHEKKIYLKVRPDVSTEIMRDYIQKHPELNISEEGITRSTLTKAERQLKDKFDGRPTKPPPNSYSLYCAELMANMKDVPSTERMVLCSQQWKLLSQKEKDAYHKKCDQKKKDYEIELLRFLESLPEEEQQRVLGEEKMLGSNRKGATSPASKKSSPETGKASSEKPKRPISAMFIFSEEKRKQLQEERPELSESELTRLLARMWNDLSEKKKAKYKAREAAMKAQSEKKHGSDKEERGKLPESPKTAEEIWQQSVIGDYLARFKNDRGKALKAMEATWNNMEKKEKLMWIKKAAEDQKRYERELSEMRAPPCSTNSTKKMKFQGEPKKPPMNGYQKFSQELLSNGELNHLPLKERMVEIGSRWQRISQGQKDHYKKLAEEQQKQYKVHLDIWLKSLSPQERAAYKEHISNKRKSIGKIRGPNPKMKPTMQSKSESEDDDEEEEEEEDDDEDEDDDDDNGDSSEEGGDSSESSSEEESEDGDECECRVSHQSQSFTPVQLKSEYAGWRWGQKPCPCLVLATGQNDEDDEDEDDEDEDDNDSEGSSSSSSSSGDSSDSDSN; via the exons ATGAACGGCGAAGCTGAGTGCCCTGCAGACCTGGAAATGACAGCTCCCAAAAACCAAG ACCGCTGGTCACAGGAGGACATGCTGACCCTCCTGGAGTGCATGAAGAATAACCTGCCCTCCAACGACGGGAGCAAGTTCAAAACCACCGAGTCCCACCTGGACTGGGAAAAAGTGGCTTTCAAGGACTTCTCAGGGGAGATGTGCAAGATGAAGTGGATGGAGATCTCTAATGAG GTGAGGAAATTCCGGACCCTCACAGAGCTCATTATGGACGCTGAGGAGCACGTGAAGAACCCTTACAAAGGCAAAAAGCTCAAG AAACACCCCGACTTCCCCAAGAAGCCCCTGACTCCCTATTTCCGCTTCTTCATGGAGAAGCGAGCCAAATACGCCAAGCTGCACCCCGAAATGAGCAACCTGGATCTCACCAAGATCCTGTCCAAGAAATACAAGGAGCTTCCCGAGAAGAAAAAG ATGAAATACATCCAGGACTTCCAGCGAGAGAAGCAGGAGTTTGAGAGGAACCTGGCGAGGTTCAG GGAAGACCACCCGGATCTCATCCAGAACGCCAAGAAATCCGACGTCCCCGAGAAGCCCAAGACCCCCCAGCAGCTGTGGTACAACCACGAGAAGAAAATCTACTTGAAAGTGCGTCCAGATGTGAGTACG GAGATCATGCGGGATTACATCCAGAAGCACCCGGAGCTGAACATCAGCGAGGAGGGGATCACCCGCTCCACGCTCACCAAGGCCGAGCGGCAGCTCAAGGACAAGTTCGACGGACGACCCACCAAGCCACCCCC GAACAGCTACTCCCTGTACTGTGCAGAGCTGATGGCCAACATGAAAGACGTGCCCAGCACGGAGcggatggtgctgtgcagccaGCAGTGGAAGCTGCTGTCCCAGAAGGAAAAGGACGCCTACCACAAAAAGTGTGACCAG aaaaagaaagattatgAGATCGAGCTGCTCCGCTTCCTGGAG AGCCTGCccgaggaggagcagcagcggGTGCTGGGCGAGGAGAAGATGCTGGGCAGCAACCGGAAAGGGGCGACGAGTCCTGCATCCAAAAAATCCTCACCAGAGACCGGCAAG GCCAGCTCGGAGAAGCCCAAGAGGCCCATCTCAGCCATGTTCATCTTCTCGGAGGAGAAGcggaagcagctgcaggaggagcgGCCGGAGCTGTCGGAGAGCGAGCTGACCCGGCTCCTGGCCCGCATGTGGAACGACCTCTCCGAGAAGAAGAAG GCCAAGTACAAGGCGCGGGAGGCGGCGATGAAGGCGCAGTCGGAGAAGAAGCACGGCTCAGATAAAGAGGAGCGTGGGAAGCTGCCCGAGTCTCCCAAAACTGCTGAGGAGATCTGGCAGCAGAGCGTCATTGGGGACTACCTGGCCCGTTTCAAG AACGACCGGGGCAAAGCACTGAAGGCCATGGAGGCCACTTGGAACAACatggagaagaaagagaagctgATGTGGATCAAGAAGGCGGCGGAGGATCAGAAGCGATACGAG AGGGAGCTGAGCGAGATGCGGGCCCCTCCGTGCTCCACCAACTCCaccaagaaaatgaaattccagGGAGAGCCGAAGAAACCCCCCAT GAACGGTTACCAGAAGTTCTCCCAGGAGCTCCTGTCCAACGGGGAGCTGAACCACCTCCCGCTGAAGGAGCGCATGGTGGAGATCGGCAGCCGCTGGCAGCGCATCTCCCAGGGCCAGAAGGACCACTACAAAAAactggcagaggagcagcagaagcagtACAAGGTGCACCTCGACATCTGGCTCAAG agccTCTCGCCCCAGGAGCGGGCAGCCTACAAGGAACACATTTCCAAC AAACGCAAGAGCATAGGGAAGATCCGGGGCCCCAACCCCAAGATGAAGCCGACGATGCAGTCCAAGTCG GAGTCAGAGGACGATGacgaggaggaagaggaggaggaagatgacgATGAAGATGAGGATGACGATGATGACAACGGGGACTCGTCAGAGGAAGGCGGTGACTCCTCGGAGTCCAGCAGCGAGGAGGAGAGCGAGGACGGGGACGAG TGTGAATGCCGAGTAAGTCACCAGAGTCAAAGCTTTACACCGGTGCAACTGAAATCTGAGTATGCTGGATGGCGCTGGGGCCAGAAACCGTGTCCGTGCCTTGTGCTCGCCACCGGACAG AACGACGAGGATGAcgaggatgaggatgatgaggacGAGGATGACAACGACTccgagggcagcagcagctcctcctcctcctcggggGACTCCTCCGACTCCGACTCCAACTGA
- the UBTF gene encoding nucleolar transcription factor 1 isoform X6: protein MNGEAECPADLEMTAPKNQDRWSQEDMLTLLECMKNNLPSNDGSKFKTTESHLDWEKVAFKDFSGEMCKMKWMEISNEVRKFRTLTELIMDAEEHVKNPYKGKKLKKHPDFPKKPLTPYFRFFMEKRAKYAKLHPEMSNLDLTKILSKKYKELPEKKKMKYIQDFQREKQEFERNLARFREDHPDLIQNAKKSDVPEKPKTPQQLWYNHEKKIYLKVRPDATTKEVKESLGKQWSQLSDKKRLKWIHKALEQRKEYEEIMRDYIQKHPELNISEEGITRSTLTKAERQLKDKFDGRPTKPPPNSYSLYCAELMANMKDVPSTERMVLCSQQWKLLSQKEKDAYHKKCDQKKKDYEIELLRFLESLPEEEQQRVLGEEKMLGSNRKGATSPASKKSSPETGKASSEKPKRPISAMFIFSEEKRKQLQEERPELSESELTRLLARMWNDLSEKKKAKYKAREAAMKAQSEKKHGSDKEERGKLPESPKTAEEIWQQSVIGDYLARFKNDRGKALKAMEATWNNMEKKEKLMWIKKAAEDQKRYERELSEMRAPPCSTNSTKKMKFQGEPKKPPMNGYQKFSQELLSNGELNHLPLKERMVEIGSRWQRISQGQKDHYKKLAEEQQKQYKVHLDIWLKSLSPQERAAYKEHISNKRKSIGKIRGPNPKMKPTMQSKSESEDDDEEEEEEEDDDEDEDDDDDNGDSSEEGGDSSESSSEEESEDGDENDEDDEDEDDEDEDDNDSEGSSSSSSSSGDSSDSDSN from the exons ATGAACGGCGAAGCTGAGTGCCCTGCAGACCTGGAAATGACAGCTCCCAAAAACCAAG ACCGCTGGTCACAGGAGGACATGCTGACCCTCCTGGAGTGCATGAAGAATAACCTGCCCTCCAACGACGGGAGCAAGTTCAAAACCACCGAGTCCCACCTGGACTGGGAAAAAGTGGCTTTCAAGGACTTCTCAGGGGAGATGTGCAAGATGAAGTGGATGGAGATCTCTAATGAG GTGAGGAAATTCCGGACCCTCACAGAGCTCATTATGGACGCTGAGGAGCACGTGAAGAACCCTTACAAAGGCAAAAAGCTCAAG AAACACCCCGACTTCCCCAAGAAGCCCCTGACTCCCTATTTCCGCTTCTTCATGGAGAAGCGAGCCAAATACGCCAAGCTGCACCCCGAAATGAGCAACCTGGATCTCACCAAGATCCTGTCCAAGAAATACAAGGAGCTTCCCGAGAAGAAAAAG ATGAAATACATCCAGGACTTCCAGCGAGAGAAGCAGGAGTTTGAGAGGAACCTGGCGAGGTTCAG GGAAGACCACCCGGATCTCATCCAGAACGCCAAGAAATCCGACGTCCCCGAGAAGCCCAAGACCCCCCAGCAGCTGTGGTACAACCACGAGAAGAAAATCTACTTGAAAGTGCGTCCAGAT GCCACCACGAAGGAGGTGAAAGAGTCGCTGGGCAAGCAGTGGTCTCAACTCTCGGATAAAAAGAGGCTGAAATGGATTCATAAGGCCCTGGAACAGCGGAAGGAGTACGAG GAGATCATGCGGGATTACATCCAGAAGCACCCGGAGCTGAACATCAGCGAGGAGGGGATCACCCGCTCCACGCTCACCAAGGCCGAGCGGCAGCTCAAGGACAAGTTCGACGGACGACCCACCAAGCCACCCCC GAACAGCTACTCCCTGTACTGTGCAGAGCTGATGGCCAACATGAAAGACGTGCCCAGCACGGAGcggatggtgctgtgcagccaGCAGTGGAAGCTGCTGTCCCAGAAGGAAAAGGACGCCTACCACAAAAAGTGTGACCAG aaaaagaaagattatgAGATCGAGCTGCTCCGCTTCCTGGAG AGCCTGCccgaggaggagcagcagcggGTGCTGGGCGAGGAGAAGATGCTGGGCAGCAACCGGAAAGGGGCGACGAGTCCTGCATCCAAAAAATCCTCACCAGAGACCGGCAAG GCCAGCTCGGAGAAGCCCAAGAGGCCCATCTCAGCCATGTTCATCTTCTCGGAGGAGAAGcggaagcagctgcaggaggagcgGCCGGAGCTGTCGGAGAGCGAGCTGACCCGGCTCCTGGCCCGCATGTGGAACGACCTCTCCGAGAAGAAGAAG GCCAAGTACAAGGCGCGGGAGGCGGCGATGAAGGCGCAGTCGGAGAAGAAGCACGGCTCAGATAAAGAGGAGCGTGGGAAGCTGCCCGAGTCTCCCAAAACTGCTGAGGAGATCTGGCAGCAGAGCGTCATTGGGGACTACCTGGCCCGTTTCAAG AACGACCGGGGCAAAGCACTGAAGGCCATGGAGGCCACTTGGAACAACatggagaagaaagagaagctgATGTGGATCAAGAAGGCGGCGGAGGATCAGAAGCGATACGAG AGGGAGCTGAGCGAGATGCGGGCCCCTCCGTGCTCCACCAACTCCaccaagaaaatgaaattccagGGAGAGCCGAAGAAACCCCCCAT GAACGGTTACCAGAAGTTCTCCCAGGAGCTCCTGTCCAACGGGGAGCTGAACCACCTCCCGCTGAAGGAGCGCATGGTGGAGATCGGCAGCCGCTGGCAGCGCATCTCCCAGGGCCAGAAGGACCACTACAAAAAactggcagaggagcagcagaagcagtACAAGGTGCACCTCGACATCTGGCTCAAG agccTCTCGCCCCAGGAGCGGGCAGCCTACAAGGAACACATTTCCAAC AAACGCAAGAGCATAGGGAAGATCCGGGGCCCCAACCCCAAGATGAAGCCGACGATGCAGTCCAAGTCG GAGTCAGAGGACGATGacgaggaggaagaggaggaggaagatgacgATGAAGATGAGGATGACGATGATGACAACGGGGACTCGTCAGAGGAAGGCGGTGACTCCTCGGAGTCCAGCAGCGAGGAGGAGAGCGAGGACGGGGACGAG AACGACGAGGATGAcgaggatgaggatgatgaggacGAGGATGACAACGACTccgagggcagcagcagctcctcctcctcctcggggGACTCCTCCGACTCCGACTCCAACTGA
- the UBTF gene encoding nucleolar transcription factor 1 isoform X8, which produces MNGEAECPADLEMTAPKNQDRWSQEDMLTLLECMKNNLPSNDGSKFKTTESHLDWEKVAFKDFSGEMCKMKWMEISNEVRKFRTLTELIMDAEEHVKNPYKGKKLKKHPDFPKKPLTPYFRFFMEKRAKYAKLHPEMSNLDLTKILSKKYKELPEKKKMKYIQDFQREKQEFERNLARFREDHPDLIQNAKKSDVPEKPKTPQQLWYNHEKKIYLKVRPDEIMRDYIQKHPELNISEEGITRSTLTKAERQLKDKFDGRPTKPPPNSYSLYCAELMANMKDVPSTERMVLCSQQWKLLSQKEKDAYHKKCDQKKKDYEIELLRFLESLPEEEQQRVLGEEKMLGSNRKGATSPASKKSSPETGKASSEKPKRPISAMFIFSEEKRKQLQEERPELSESELTRLLARMWNDLSEKKKAKYKAREAAMKAQSEKKHGSDKEERGKLPESPKTAEEIWQQSVIGDYLARFKNDRGKALKAMEATWNNMEKKEKLMWIKKAAEDQKRYERELSEMRAPPCSTNSTKKMKFQGEPKKPPMNGYQKFSQELLSNGELNHLPLKERMVEIGSRWQRISQGQKDHYKKLAEEQQKQYKVHLDIWLKSLSPQERAAYKEHISNKRKSIGKIRGPNPKMKPTMQSKSESEDDDEEEEEEEDDDEDEDDDDDNGDSSEEGGDSSESSSEEESEDGDENDEDDEDEDDEDEDDNDSEGSSSSSSSSGDSSDSDSN; this is translated from the exons ATGAACGGCGAAGCTGAGTGCCCTGCAGACCTGGAAATGACAGCTCCCAAAAACCAAG ACCGCTGGTCACAGGAGGACATGCTGACCCTCCTGGAGTGCATGAAGAATAACCTGCCCTCCAACGACGGGAGCAAGTTCAAAACCACCGAGTCCCACCTGGACTGGGAAAAAGTGGCTTTCAAGGACTTCTCAGGGGAGATGTGCAAGATGAAGTGGATGGAGATCTCTAATGAG GTGAGGAAATTCCGGACCCTCACAGAGCTCATTATGGACGCTGAGGAGCACGTGAAGAACCCTTACAAAGGCAAAAAGCTCAAG AAACACCCCGACTTCCCCAAGAAGCCCCTGACTCCCTATTTCCGCTTCTTCATGGAGAAGCGAGCCAAATACGCCAAGCTGCACCCCGAAATGAGCAACCTGGATCTCACCAAGATCCTGTCCAAGAAATACAAGGAGCTTCCCGAGAAGAAAAAG ATGAAATACATCCAGGACTTCCAGCGAGAGAAGCAGGAGTTTGAGAGGAACCTGGCGAGGTTCAG GGAAGACCACCCGGATCTCATCCAGAACGCCAAGAAATCCGACGTCCCCGAGAAGCCCAAGACCCCCCAGCAGCTGTGGTACAACCACGAGAAGAAAATCTACTTGAAAGTGCGTCCAGAT GAGATCATGCGGGATTACATCCAGAAGCACCCGGAGCTGAACATCAGCGAGGAGGGGATCACCCGCTCCACGCTCACCAAGGCCGAGCGGCAGCTCAAGGACAAGTTCGACGGACGACCCACCAAGCCACCCCC GAACAGCTACTCCCTGTACTGTGCAGAGCTGATGGCCAACATGAAAGACGTGCCCAGCACGGAGcggatggtgctgtgcagccaGCAGTGGAAGCTGCTGTCCCAGAAGGAAAAGGACGCCTACCACAAAAAGTGTGACCAG aaaaagaaagattatgAGATCGAGCTGCTCCGCTTCCTGGAG AGCCTGCccgaggaggagcagcagcggGTGCTGGGCGAGGAGAAGATGCTGGGCAGCAACCGGAAAGGGGCGACGAGTCCTGCATCCAAAAAATCCTCACCAGAGACCGGCAAG GCCAGCTCGGAGAAGCCCAAGAGGCCCATCTCAGCCATGTTCATCTTCTCGGAGGAGAAGcggaagcagctgcaggaggagcgGCCGGAGCTGTCGGAGAGCGAGCTGACCCGGCTCCTGGCCCGCATGTGGAACGACCTCTCCGAGAAGAAGAAG GCCAAGTACAAGGCGCGGGAGGCGGCGATGAAGGCGCAGTCGGAGAAGAAGCACGGCTCAGATAAAGAGGAGCGTGGGAAGCTGCCCGAGTCTCCCAAAACTGCTGAGGAGATCTGGCAGCAGAGCGTCATTGGGGACTACCTGGCCCGTTTCAAG AACGACCGGGGCAAAGCACTGAAGGCCATGGAGGCCACTTGGAACAACatggagaagaaagagaagctgATGTGGATCAAGAAGGCGGCGGAGGATCAGAAGCGATACGAG AGGGAGCTGAGCGAGATGCGGGCCCCTCCGTGCTCCACCAACTCCaccaagaaaatgaaattccagGGAGAGCCGAAGAAACCCCCCAT GAACGGTTACCAGAAGTTCTCCCAGGAGCTCCTGTCCAACGGGGAGCTGAACCACCTCCCGCTGAAGGAGCGCATGGTGGAGATCGGCAGCCGCTGGCAGCGCATCTCCCAGGGCCAGAAGGACCACTACAAAAAactggcagaggagcagcagaagcagtACAAGGTGCACCTCGACATCTGGCTCAAG agccTCTCGCCCCAGGAGCGGGCAGCCTACAAGGAACACATTTCCAAC AAACGCAAGAGCATAGGGAAGATCCGGGGCCCCAACCCCAAGATGAAGCCGACGATGCAGTCCAAGTCG GAGTCAGAGGACGATGacgaggaggaagaggaggaggaagatgacgATGAAGATGAGGATGACGATGATGACAACGGGGACTCGTCAGAGGAAGGCGGTGACTCCTCGGAGTCCAGCAGCGAGGAGGAGAGCGAGGACGGGGACGAG AACGACGAGGATGAcgaggatgaggatgatgaggacGAGGATGACAACGACTccgagggcagcagcagctcctcctcctcctcggggGACTCCTCCGACTCCGACTCCAACTGA